One genomic segment of Centropristis striata isolate RG_2023a ecotype Rhode Island chromosome 11, C.striata_1.0, whole genome shotgun sequence includes these proteins:
- the fzr1b gene encoding fizzy-related protein homolog has translation MDQEYERRLLRQINHQNLPTEARLSKCVSATCSPVSVKSGDRFIPTRAGSNWSINFHYANENCRSPNQNHKAKDASSDSSKDAVAYAALLRNELLGAGIETVPDPHTDDRRHTVLSQDSHSLFRYTVHTKRVPFDSDNEVSPYSLSPLSNKSHKLLRSPRKPARKISKIPFKVLDAPELQDDFYLNLVDWSAGNLLSVGLGACVYLWSACTSQVTRLCDLSVDGDSVTSVCWNERGSLVAVGTHKGYVQIWDAAGGRKLTSLEGHSARVGALAWNGEQLSSGSRDRVILQRDVRTPPSAERRLQGHRQEVCGLKWSPDHQHLASGGNDNKLLVWNSSSLLPVQQYSDHLAAVKAIAWSPHQHGLLASGGGTADRCLRFWNTLTGQALQSTDTGSQVCNLAWSKHANELVSTHGYSQNQILVWKYPSLTQVAKLTGHSYRVLYLAVSPDGEAIVTGAGDETLRFWNVFSKTRCTKESKSVLNLFTRIR, from the exons ATGGACCAAGAGTACGAGAGACGGCTGCTGAGGCAAATCAACCACCAGAACCTGCCGACAGAGGCCCGCCTGTCAAAG TGTGTCAGCGCTACCTGCAGTCCTGTCAGTGTAAAGTCAGGGGACCGCTTCATTCCCACCCGCGCAGGAAGCAACTGGAGCATCAACTTCCACTACGCCAAT GAGAACTGTCGCTCCCCAAATCAGAACCACAAAGCAAAGGATGCCAGTTCAGACTCAAGCAAAG ATGCTGTGGCGTATGCTGCCCTGTTGAGGAACGAGTTACTGGGGGCCGGGATAGAGACGGTGCCAGACCCTCACACAGACGACCGGCGGCACACTGTCCTCTCTCAAGACTCTCACAGCCTTTTTAGG TACACTGTCCACACTAAGAGAGTGCCTTTTGATAGTGATAATGAAGTCTCACCCTACTCCCTTTCTCCGCTTAGTAACAAGAg TCACAAGCTGCTCCGCTCTCCTCGTAAACCAGCCCGAAAGATCTCCAAGATCCCCTTCAAGGTGCTGGATGCTCCGGAGCTGCAGGATGACTTCTACCTCAACCTGGTAGACTGGTCGGCAGGCAACCTGCTCAGCGTCGGTCTGGGAGCCTGCGTCTACCTGTGGAGTGCCTGCACCAGCCAG GTGACAAGGTTATGTGACCTTTCAGTGGATGGAGACTCTGTTACATCAGTTTGTTGGAATGAGCGG GGGAGTCTTGTTGCTGTTGGAACCCACAAGGGTTACGTCCAGATCTGGGACGCAGCAGGAGGCAGGAAGCTGACCAGCCTGGAGGGTCACTCGGCACGTGTAG GTGCCCTGGCGTGGAACGGAGAGCAGCTGTCGTCGGGGAGTCGGGACCGAGTGATCCTGCAGCGGGACGTCAGAACCCCCCCGTCAGCCGAGAGGAGGCTGCAAGgccacagacaggaagtgtgcGGTCTGAAATGGTCCCCTGACCACCAGCACCTCGCGTCGGGGGGCAACGACAACAAG CTGCTGGTGTGGAACAGCTCCAGCCTCCTCCCCGTGCAGCAGTACAGCGACCACCTGGCAGCGGTGAAGGCCATCGCCTGGTCGCCCCACCAGCACGGGCTGCTGGCGTCGGGGGGCGGCACCGCCGACCGCTGCCTGCGCTTCTGGAACACCTTGACGGGTCAGGCTCTGCAGAGCACAGACACGGGCTCCCAGGTCTGCAACCTGGCATGGTCCAAACACGCCAACGAACTG GTGAGCACTCACGGCTACTCCCAGAACCAGATCCTGGTGTGGAAGTATCCATCACTGACTCAGGTGGCTAAGCTGACAGGACACTCGTACAGAGTGTTGTACCTG GCTGTGTCACCTGACGGGGAGGCCATCGTTACAGGAGCCGGAGACGAGACACTACGATTCTGGAACGTCTTTAGTAAGACACGCTGCACCAAG GAATCAAAGTCAGTGCTGAACCTCTTCACCAGGATACGATAG